AGAACTGCACCCGCCGTTGATCTCGGCGTGATCGCGCGTTGTTGCACTTCCTGGAAAAACCCCAGGCTTCGCAGGGTCTTCGGCACGATTCTTCCATGCACGAGTCGAGGACCTGCCAGCGCAGAGGGTTGGCGCGTCCAGGCGGATGCGACGATGGCGAGCACCGGTGCCGGGGAGCGACAGCCGATGATCATCGAAGCGAACGGGACCTTCGACGTCCCAGCGGCCGAGCGCGTGGTGCGGCAGCTCCTCGAGGCCGGCCCCGACCGCGAGGTGCGGGTCGACCTGACGCAGGTGCGCGACTTCCACGACATGGGCGTGGC
This genomic interval from Anaeromyxobacter sp. contains the following:
- a CDS encoding STAS domain-containing protein — encoded protein: MIIEANGTFDVPAAERVVRQLLEAGPDREVRVDLTQVRDFHDMGVAVLARALGGRRHVAVRGLRTHQLRLLRYLGIETDDRSLVM